Proteins co-encoded in one Leptospiraceae bacterium genomic window:
- the bcp gene encoding thioredoxin-dependent thiol peroxidase, with protein sequence MAKLVVGKKAPVFTAIIADGKKIKLGDISGKNGIVLYFYPKDNTPGCTMEACDFRDNLEILKKLGYSVVGVSKDDLKSHKKFIEKQNLNFDLLSDAETDLVEKFGVWQEKNMMGRKYMGIVRTTFLIDKDGKILKIYDNVKVKDHVATIIKDIKELKK encoded by the coding sequence ATGGCTAAATTAGTAGTTGGGAAAAAGGCACCTGTGTTTACAGCAATCATAGCAGACGGTAAGAAAATAAAGTTAGGCGATATATCTGGAAAAAATGGAATCGTTTTATATTTTTATCCGAAGGATAACACTCCTGGATGTACGATGGAAGCCTGTGATTTCCGTGATAACTTAGAAATATTAAAGAAATTGGGATATTCTGTTGTGGGAGTTTCAAAAGATGATCTAAAATCCCATAAAAAATTTATAGAAAAACAAAATTTAAATTTCGATTTACTTTCGGATGCCGAGACAGACCTAGTTGAAAAATTTGGAGTCTGGCAAGAAAAAAATATGATGGGTAGAAAGTATATGGGGATTGTCCGCACAACTTTTTTAATCGATAAAGATGGAAAAATTTTAAAAATATATGATAACGTAAAAGTAAAAGATCACGTAGCTACAATTATTAAAGACATTAAGGAACTTAAAAAATGA
- a CDS encoding leucyl aminopeptidase — translation MKIPSSQIKLYAGKNKSKRIYEVHHFFKEKIPKNIANAIKVQMDSKVFLAEAGQQYIDHNDQVIYIGLGEEGKLTLRKLASYYLKLGDVFIKWAGIGLEIHISNELSESLSPFNVVYQLANSLEIAAFPVNSLSKAYRDRKVEVGDISFVMENVKEEKTAKDALEKSKIVSKYLNEARYVEHLPANHFTPEEFVSRSQEIARENKLKITVFDEDKLKKEKFGGILSVCQGSDKKAKMIILEYTPKGAKSSDKTLALVGKGLTFDSGGISIKPSAEMHEMKYDMCGAAAAIHAIGAIASLGIKTKVIAAIGVAENMPDASALKPGDVYTSYNGITVEVQNTDAEGRLVLGDVISYVCKKFKPDYMIDLATLTGAVIIALGHEAAGVMTNSRALFDVIDSASISSEDRIWELPLWEEYGEDLKSDIADVRNITGGRAGGTLSAAQFLSKFIEGDVKWAHIDIAGTAWRGKPSGTQVSGPTGYGIRLLVDVAKELEKNHE, via the coding sequence ATGAAAATACCCTCTTCTCAAATAAAACTATACGCCGGAAAAAATAAATCTAAAAGAATTTATGAAGTTCATCACTTTTTCAAAGAAAAAATTCCAAAGAATATCGCCAATGCTATTAAAGTGCAAATGGATTCAAAGGTTTTCCTTGCCGAAGCAGGACAACAGTATATAGACCATAACGACCAAGTGATTTACATTGGATTAGGTGAGGAAGGGAAACTAACGCTTCGTAAACTTGCTTCCTACTATTTAAAACTGGGCGATGTTTTTATTAAGTGGGCGGGAATCGGTTTGGAAATTCATATTTCGAATGAACTTTCAGAGTCCCTTTCCCCTTTTAATGTCGTTTATCAATTAGCAAATTCTTTAGAGATTGCAGCATTTCCAGTGAACTCACTTTCGAAAGCCTATCGTGATCGAAAAGTCGAAGTTGGCGATATAAGTTTTGTAATGGAAAATGTTAAGGAAGAAAAAACAGCTAAAGATGCTCTCGAAAAATCTAAAATTGTAAGTAAATACTTAAATGAAGCTCGATATGTGGAGCATTTACCGGCTAACCATTTTACTCCAGAAGAATTTGTTTCTCGTTCCCAAGAAATCGCAAGGGAAAATAAACTAAAAATTACAGTATTCGATGAAGATAAACTCAAAAAAGAAAAATTCGGTGGGATACTTTCTGTTTGCCAAGGCTCAGATAAAAAAGCAAAAATGATTATTTTAGAATACACTCCCAAAGGTGCAAAATCCTCCGACAAAACTCTCGCACTAGTAGGAAAGGGTCTCACTTTTGATTCGGGTGGAATTAGTATTAAACCTTCAGCCGAAATGCACGAAATGAAATACGATATGTGTGGAGCGGCTGCGGCAATTCATGCAATAGGCGCAATTGCATCACTAGGAATTAAGACTAAAGTTATAGCGGCAATTGGTGTTGCAGAAAATATGCCAGACGCTTCCGCTTTAAAACCAGGTGATGTATACACTTCCTATAATGGAATCACTGTTGAAGTGCAAAATACTGATGCGGAAGGTAGATTAGTTTTAGGAGATGTCATTTCCTATGTTTGTAAAAAATTCAAACCAGACTATATGATTGACTTAGCTACTCTTACAGGAGCAGTTATTATCGCGCTTGGCCATGAAGCGGCGGGGGTAATGACAAACTCACGTGCCTTATTTGACGTTATCGATTCAGCCTCGATTAGTTCTGAAGACAGAATTTGGGAACTTCCGCTTTGGGAAGAATACGGCGAAGATCTCAAAAGCGACATAGCTGATGTAAGAAATATTACAGGCGGACGTGCCGGTGGAACTCTTTCAGCAGCTCAATTTTTATCTAAATTTATCGAAGGCGATGTAAAATGGGCTCATATCGACATTGCGGGAACTGCATGGAGAGGGAAACCTTCTGGAACTCAAGTGAGTGGCCCGACTGGATACGGCATACGACTATTAGTCGATGTAGCAAAAGAACTAGAGAAGAATCATGAATAA
- a CDS encoding SDR family oxidoreductase, which yields MSKTFIITGASGGIGIQLVKLLLEEGGIVIATDINERSLLELKKEFSKYEEKLITEVLDVRKPELWEKIIQKAKNQTAPFYCLINSAGALLPGYIINCTTNEIDFHIDVNIKGTMIGSQIAAKYFVEQKSGHIINISSLAGISPVPGIALYSASKFAVRGFTLALAMEVEQYNVNVTCICPDAVATPMLDLQKDYEEAAITFSGANPLSAEEVADIIVNCIGEKIMEITIPKSRGIQAKLASFFPAFASKLVGFIKAKGLRNQSKFKNNNLEG from the coding sequence ATGAGTAAAACATTTATCATAACAGGTGCTTCCGGTGGAATCGGAATTCAATTAGTTAAGCTACTTTTAGAAGAAGGCGGCATTGTTATAGCAACTGATATAAATGAGCGTTCTTTGTTAGAGTTAAAGAAGGAATTTTCTAAATACGAAGAAAAATTAATTACAGAAGTTTTGGATGTTCGAAAACCTGAACTTTGGGAAAAAATAATCCAAAAAGCTAAAAATCAGACAGCACCGTTCTATTGTTTAATAAATTCCGCTGGTGCTTTACTGCCTGGATACATAATAAACTGTACTACCAATGAAATCGACTTCCATATAGATGTAAATATAAAAGGGACCATGATTGGTTCCCAAATCGCAGCTAAATACTTTGTAGAACAGAAAAGCGGACATATTATCAATATTTCCTCACTCGCCGGAATTTCTCCCGTTCCTGGTATTGCCTTATATTCCGCCTCAAAATTTGCAGTGCGTGGTTTTACTTTGGCACTTGCTATGGAAGTTGAACAATACAATGTAAATGTAACCTGTATTTGCCCAGATGCAGTGGCAACACCCATGTTAGATCTACAAAAAGATTACGAAGAGGCCGCCATTACGTTTAGTGGTGCAAATCCATTATCCGCCGAAGAAGTTGCAGACATTATAGTTAACTGCATAGGCGAAAAAATAATGGAAATAACGATTCCAAAATCGCGAGGAATCCAAGCAAAACTAGCAAGTTTTTTTCCCGCATTTGCATCTAAACTGGTTGGATTCATAAAAGCCAAGGGGCTTAGAAATCAATCCAAGTTTAAGAATAACAATCTAGAAGGATAA
- a CDS encoding phage holin family protein: MKKFLLSIVLQVLVVMFLFPLIDAGFKVNGDIKDAIIIVLVFIALNFAARKLILILTLGIGAMIYYLTLGIAGLILNAVIILVIKGLFPQMLSVPSFSAALLGGLFLAVANYFGER, encoded by the coding sequence ATGAAGAAATTTTTACTTTCCATTGTTTTACAAGTTTTAGTCGTGATGTTTTTGTTCCCTCTAATCGATGCAGGATTTAAAGTAAACGGTGATATTAAAGACGCAATCATAATCGTCCTAGTATTCATTGCATTAAATTTTGCCGCTAGAAAATTAATTCTCATATTAACATTAGGCATAGGGGCAATGATATATTACCTAACGTTGGGCATTGCTGGTTTAATTCTAAATGCAGTCATTATATTAGTCATAAAAGGATTATTCCCACAAATGCTAAGTGTTCCGAGTTTTTCTGCAGCACTTCTGGGAGGATTATTCTTAGCAGTAGCCAATTATTTTGGGGAAAGGTAG
- the psd gene encoding phosphatidylserine decarboxylase (Phosphatidylserine decarboxylase is synthesized as a single chain precursor. Generation of the pyruvoyl active site from a Ser is coupled to cleavage of a Gly-Ser bond between the larger (beta) and smaller (alpha chains). It is an integral membrane protein.) has product MNKESIIFFENEIIASYAGLLLLAGIYITYKLRFPQIRFLFLALKILSGAMDHKGSKGQLVHSQGFSAGTASSLLPGAIIGSAFAMMIGGVGALFWVWVATFFIMPLRAVSSTLAIKFRTKLPNGRYLTGPMYFIEKALKARWLAIAFSIGCILTVLSLGGVVPVLSMSYIAKHAFDAKGMGLPVVLTAILIFIVVGGIRRIGRVSGVLVPLGLSLFFILYFVIFYQNLVPFFTFVGAVLHNAFNFESVTTGGVLAIFVYLGQTGGSFFLATEMGLGKSAGVSGAVRTDHAFKQGLVSMLSAFFEGFIISTMIFYLLFSYNAVNSDDQFSFLHIVLSHGKDPYYILLYLSFFLFGIAAIIGWFYTGEQSAYYILGEKFANVFRIVFFAAIIGSSYLYIREGNVFLESAFNIGYTMALFTAIPILISLILLVKMVSFEMNKYLTEGGVRYEIFKDIYLLILSALPKNLLSKLFGSFTYLKLPRFMMVPILKAFAKAYKINVSEAELNIKEYNSLNQFFTRALKAGARIIDSAENAVVSPVDARITSFGEIADDTLIQAKGFDYSVKELLGSEKYYPFFNNGKFITFYLSPQDYHRIHSPFYGKILGYYYAPGKLFPVNDAAVGGIRGLFPKNERLITFLQTEYGKIAVVKVGASNVGKIRVTYDNKIVTNKLIRFPKEHEYPNVNIMIDKGSELGRFEMGSTVILVFENNTIDLNPFVKDERSTYGSTIGLFKNKIITLPK; this is encoded by the coding sequence ATGAATAAAGAAAGTATAATTTTTTTTGAAAACGAAATCATTGCGTCTTATGCGGGTTTATTGTTACTTGCGGGCATATATATTACTTATAAGCTTCGCTTCCCACAAATAAGATTTTTATTTTTAGCTTTGAAAATTCTTTCGGGAGCTATGGATCATAAAGGTTCTAAAGGACAGTTGGTTCATTCACAGGGATTTTCTGCAGGAACTGCATCTTCTCTTTTACCTGGAGCGATCATTGGTTCAGCATTTGCGATGATGATAGGTGGAGTGGGTGCACTTTTTTGGGTTTGGGTTGCGACATTTTTTATTATGCCGCTCAGAGCTGTTTCTTCGACACTCGCAATAAAGTTTAGAACTAAACTTCCGAATGGACGTTATTTGACCGGGCCTATGTATTTTATAGAAAAGGCTTTAAAAGCTCGTTGGCTTGCAATTGCGTTTTCGATTGGATGTATTTTGACAGTACTAAGTTTAGGCGGGGTCGTTCCTGTCTTAAGTATGTCTTATATCGCAAAACATGCATTTGACGCTAAGGGTATGGGGCTTCCAGTTGTTTTGACTGCTATTCTGATTTTTATAGTTGTCGGTGGGATTCGTCGAATTGGCCGTGTTTCTGGTGTTTTAGTTCCATTGGGACTTTCTTTATTTTTTATACTCTACTTTGTTATTTTTTACCAGAACCTGGTTCCTTTTTTTACATTTGTTGGAGCTGTGTTGCATAACGCATTTAACTTTGAGTCTGTTACTACAGGAGGAGTGCTTGCAATTTTCGTATATCTTGGGCAAACAGGAGGTTCCTTTTTCTTAGCAACAGAAATGGGTCTTGGAAAAAGTGCAGGTGTTTCCGGTGCGGTTCGAACAGACCATGCATTCAAACAGGGACTTGTTTCTATGTTGTCTGCATTTTTCGAGGGATTCATTATTTCTACGATGATTTTCTATCTTTTGTTTTCCTATAATGCAGTAAATTCTGATGATCAGTTTTCCTTTTTGCATATCGTTTTAAGTCATGGGAAAGATCCTTATTATATACTTCTATATCTATCTTTTTTCTTATTTGGAATCGCTGCGATCATTGGATGGTTTTATACAGGGGAACAGAGCGCATATTATATATTAGGCGAAAAGTTTGCGAACGTTTTTAGAATAGTTTTTTTTGCGGCGATTATAGGTTCTTCTTATTTGTATATTCGAGAAGGGAATGTATTTTTAGAATCAGCATTTAACATTGGTTATACAATGGCACTTTTTACTGCGATACCGATTTTAATCTCTTTAATTCTTCTTGTAAAAATGGTTAGTTTTGAAATGAACAAGTATCTTACGGAAGGTGGTGTGCGATATGAGATATTCAAAGACATTTATCTTTTAATTTTATCTGCACTTCCTAAAAATTTACTTTCCAAATTATTTGGATCTTTTACTTATTTAAAACTTCCTCGTTTTATGATGGTTCCAATTTTAAAAGCATTTGCAAAGGCTTATAAAATAAATGTAAGTGAGGCAGAACTTAACATCAAAGAATACAATTCACTAAATCAATTTTTTACACGTGCATTAAAAGCTGGTGCGCGTATTATTGATTCTGCGGAAAATGCAGTAGTATCCCCTGTAGATGCACGGATTACAAGTTTTGGTGAGATTGCAGATGACACTTTGATTCAAGCGAAAGGATTTGATTATAGCGTTAAAGAGTTGTTAGGCTCAGAAAAATACTATCCATTTTTCAATAACGGAAAGTTTATTACATTTTACCTCTCTCCACAAGACTACCATCGTATTCATTCTCCTTTTTACGGGAAAATTTTAGGATATTACTATGCTCCGGGGAAGTTATTTCCAGTAAATGATGCTGCCGTAGGAGGTATACGCGGTTTATTCCCAAAGAATGAACGTTTAATTACTTTTCTGCAAACTGAATATGGGAAAATCGCGGTTGTAAAAGTAGGAGCATCAAACGTTGGAAAAATTCGAGTAACCTATGACAATAAAATTGTAACAAACAAACTAATTCGTTTTCCAAAAGAACATGAATATCCAAATGTAAATATCATGATCGACAAAGGCTCTGAATTGGGACGTTTCGAAATGGGATCTACTGTCATTTTAGTTTTTGAAAACAATACAATTGACTTAAATCCGTTTGTGAAAGACGAACGTTCTACTTATGGATCTACTATTGGTTTGTTTAAAAACAAAATTATAACCTTACCCAAATGA
- a CDS encoding glycogen synthase, whose product MKILHTTAEFFPYIKAGGLSDMLSSLSAFQSKENEIFVALPLIEKMNQTPIFTGKEFNCIDESVAYHSDSCKILKNSKFKEAIDGNRKLYFFDSPIFRNLHSIYANPHEHYNFAVFSYACYNLAMELNVDLVHSHDWHTAIVTVLCNTQKQKIPTCFTIHNLAYQGDHPVEICRFLRIDPFYLDLKNFEHLKKINYMKAALSLCQEITTVSEGYRDEILHEPMGNFLSWLLKERQSSLTGILNGINENEWNPALDNKIYKNYSFEDVNEGKRENKLALYKEYGLAIDIDRPLIGLIGRLTHQKGFDTFLKSFYQKWKLPFYYFVLGSGDKQIEGALFHESHHSNGRIFFYKGFNETLARKIEAASDFFLMPSLFEPCGLNQMYSHAYGTIPIVSRVGGLKDSVIESWDRKQSTGFVFEAGEDHSLSYALDRALSLYYDRDIFNEKRVRIMNLDWSWKNGSSEYLRLYKQAIKK is encoded by the coding sequence TTGAAAATACTACATACTACTGCAGAATTTTTTCCATACATTAAAGCCGGTGGACTCTCTGATATGTTATCATCTCTAAGCGCATTCCAGTCGAAGGAAAATGAAATTTTTGTTGCACTACCTTTGATCGAAAAAATGAACCAAACTCCTATTTTTACAGGAAAAGAATTTAATTGCATTGATGAATCAGTAGCCTACCACTCCGATTCTTGTAAAATCCTTAAAAATTCCAAATTCAAAGAAGCGATAGACGGGAATCGTAAATTATATTTCTTTGATTCACCGATTTTTCGAAATTTACATTCAATTTATGCAAACCCTCACGAACATTATAATTTTGCCGTATTTTCTTACGCATGTTATAACTTAGCAATGGAGTTAAATGTCGATTTGGTGCATTCACATGATTGGCACACTGCGATAGTAACAGTACTTTGTAATACACAAAAACAAAAAATACCAACTTGTTTTACAATTCATAATCTTGCATACCAAGGAGATCACCCAGTGGAAATATGTAGATTTCTGCGAATTGATCCATTTTACCTTGACCTAAAAAACTTTGAACATTTAAAAAAAATTAATTACATGAAAGCGGCACTTTCCTTATGTCAAGAGATAACGACTGTTAGCGAAGGATATAGAGACGAAATTCTACATGAACCAATGGGTAATTTTTTATCTTGGCTGCTCAAAGAAAGACAATCGTCGTTAACCGGAATACTAAACGGCATAAACGAAAACGAATGGAACCCAGCTCTAGATAATAAAATTTATAAAAATTACTCTTTTGAAGATGTAAACGAAGGTAAAAGAGAAAATAAACTTGCTCTATATAAAGAATACGGACTTGCGATTGATATAGATCGTCCTTTGATTGGACTAATTGGGCGACTAACGCATCAAAAAGGTTTCGATACTTTTTTAAAATCATTTTATCAAAAATGGAAATTACCTTTTTATTACTTTGTTTTGGGAAGTGGAGACAAACAAATCGAAGGGGCATTGTTTCACGAATCACATCATTCGAATGGAAGAATTTTTTTCTACAAAGGTTTTAATGAAACACTCGCACGAAAAATTGAAGCAGCATCTGACTTTTTTTTAATGCCTTCCTTGTTTGAACCATGCGGATTAAATCAAATGTACAGCCATGCATATGGCACGATTCCAATTGTATCAAGGGTTGGTGGACTAAAAGACTCCGTCATTGAGTCTTGGGATAGAAAACAATCTACCGGATTTGTATTCGAAGCAGGCGAGGATCATTCACTTAGTTATGCGTTAGATCGTGCGTTATCCCTTTACTATGATAGAGATATATTTAACGAAAAAAGAGTGCGCATTATGAATTTGGACTGGAGCTGGAAAAATGGAAGTTCGGAATATCTCCGTCTATATAAACAAGCCATAAAAAAATAA
- a CDS encoding M23 family metallopeptidase produces the protein MKFRNLFSVILVIVLICAYNLLSESSNSTEVTSKLPEYGWPILGNKLVTGSFGEFRYYHFHLGQDFATEAKNGIPLIAMTDGKVIKLQSYRYSIGNAIILLHDDGYMSRYGHMSAFADNVWSSIQDKDVLEKKKRRQDFEYTLTNSEQIRVKKGDVIGYSGDTGIGPSHLHLEIFKDNIYYNPADFGLNYFAFGGINVYAVDLVPENNKGFINGKNITKTLRFKLDKDKKLIPIKDEIIKIKGEVSVSVYGSETSGRSNRIGFQKILLHLNGTELQEINFSKISSLHTFRSCFVLDNYRSRMNGKPFKYFTHTKEGNTLLGFKNQQVGSGIIKSQNLKEGENEITLTLFGISKNPTTIKIKAISDNTDYPDGEIKKYNLQHDNYITIATPDKKGEAFFPAYSIFTQGNFSIEKSKNQTVVDKGIGLESEIYTVDPDYREFNLGYDLYIKLDKEINPEKFGLYQLNNKGKIMRNFSGIYFNTTEKFFRARIKATGNFAILSDYAKPNLRIYRHKNNHIFKGSDFKIYLITSDVGTGISEPSLQVKVDDKEAYLDLDPETGLREIFYPDSMKDVGKHTITAKAKDRANNEAEPLLFLYEVKEK, from the coding sequence ATGAAGTTTAGAAATTTGTTTTCTGTTATTCTCGTAATCGTCCTTATTTGCGCCTATAACTTATTATCCGAAAGTAGTAATTCAACTGAAGTTACTAGTAAATTACCTGAGTATGGTTGGCCTATTTTGGGAAATAAATTAGTCACTGGTAGTTTTGGTGAATTTAGATACTACCATTTTCATTTAGGGCAAGACTTTGCTACTGAGGCTAAGAATGGAATTCCGCTAATTGCTATGACTGACGGGAAAGTTATAAAACTTCAAAGTTATAGATATTCGATTGGAAATGCAATTATTCTACTTCATGATGACGGATATATGAGTCGTTATGGTCATATGAGTGCTTTCGCGGATAACGTTTGGTCATCTATCCAAGATAAAGATGTATTAGAAAAAAAGAAAAGACGGCAAGACTTTGAGTATACACTAACTAACTCTGAACAAATTCGAGTGAAAAAGGGCGACGTTATTGGGTATTCCGGTGACACTGGTATAGGTCCTTCTCATTTACACTTAGAAATATTTAAGGATAATATATATTATAATCCAGCTGATTTTGGGCTAAATTATTTTGCATTTGGCGGTATCAATGTATATGCTGTGGATTTGGTTCCTGAAAATAATAAAGGTTTTATAAATGGAAAAAATATTACTAAAACACTTCGTTTTAAATTAGACAAAGATAAAAAATTAATTCCGATAAAAGATGAAATCATAAAAATTAAAGGGGAAGTGAGTGTGAGTGTTTACGGGAGCGAAACTTCTGGACGTAGTAATAGAATTGGATTTCAGAAAATTCTTTTGCACTTAAATGGGACAGAACTCCAAGAAATTAATTTTAGTAAAATATCTAGTCTTCATACATTTAGATCTTGTTTCGTTTTAGATAATTATAGAAGCCGAATGAATGGAAAACCATTTAAGTATTTTACTCATACAAAAGAAGGAAATACATTACTTGGATTTAAAAATCAACAAGTTGGGTCAGGAATTATTAAATCTCAAAATTTGAAAGAGGGGGAAAATGAAATTACCCTTACTCTTTTTGGAATTTCAAAGAATCCGACCACCATTAAAATTAAAGCTATATCAGATAATACAGATTACCCTGACGGAGAAATTAAAAAATATAATTTACAACATGATAACTATATAACTATTGCAACTCCGGATAAAAAGGGAGAGGCATTTTTTCCGGCGTATTCCATATTTACCCAAGGAAATTTTTCAATTGAAAAAAGTAAAAATCAAACAGTTGTAGATAAAGGAATTGGTTTAGAATCAGAGATATATACTGTTGATCCAGATTATAGAGAATTTAATTTGGGTTATGATTTGTATATCAAATTAGATAAAGAAATTAATCCTGAAAAATTTGGTCTTTACCAACTAAATAATAAAGGAAAAATTATGAGAAATTTTTCAGGCATATATTTTAATACTACTGAAAAATTCTTTCGGGCCCGGATTAAAGCTACAGGTAATTTTGCTATACTGTCTGATTACGCAAAGCCAAATTTAAGAATTTATCGTCATAAGAATAATCATATATTTAAAGGCAGTGATTTTAAAATATATTTGATTACATCTGATGTAGGAACGGGAATTTCCGAACCAAGTTTACAAGTTAAAGTCGACGATAAGGAAGCTTATTTGGATTTAGATCCAGAAACAGGACTTAGGGAAATATTTTATCCTGATTCTATGAAAGATGTAGGAAAACATACAATTACCGCTAAGGCAAAGGATCGAGCAAATAACGAAGCTGAACCTTTGCTTTTTCTATATGAGGTTAAGGAAAAGTAA
- a CDS encoding DUF898 family protein, with the protein MSEGSDTIDQLNVSNRFLFKADAVDFVLLLVKNIFLTIITFGIYWFWANVRTTRFLYNSTQFQNHKFDYHATGEEKLFGFLKGFGILVVVGIVNFIITLLFQKIFGEETGSVLGGILIYVILFFVLPIIIIGALRFRLSRTSFNGIRFQFLGNPKNFTKIFFKFAGLTLITFGLYAPWAIVAISTYIAENSLYGNHAFELRVKADELFILYIKGFIFSFITFGIYSFWFRANLHNFFWNSYYFQNGKTNSNLTGGKLFVTFLKSVGLMIISLGMAYPWVILINKKVIVESLSFSSIVDFEAISNIPMNPGSATIDSIGGDALDSFGSIAG; encoded by the coding sequence ATGAGTGAAGGTAGTGATACTATCGATCAACTAAATGTTTCGAATAGGTTCTTATTTAAGGCTGACGCAGTCGATTTTGTTTTACTTCTAGTTAAGAACATATTCCTAACGATTATTACATTTGGAATCTATTGGTTTTGGGCTAATGTTCGGACAACGCGATTTCTATACAATTCCACTCAATTTCAGAACCATAAATTTGACTATCATGCGACTGGGGAAGAGAAACTTTTTGGTTTTTTAAAAGGTTTTGGTATTCTCGTGGTTGTGGGAATTGTAAACTTTATTATCACCTTATTATTTCAGAAAATTTTCGGAGAAGAAACTGGTTCTGTCTTAGGTGGGATTCTAATTTATGTAATTCTTTTTTTTGTTTTACCAATAATCATTATCGGTGCCCTTCGGTTTCGCTTAAGTAGAACTTCATTTAACGGCATACGGTTCCAGTTTTTAGGTAACCCGAAAAATTTTACGAAAATATTTTTCAAATTTGCTGGATTAACTTTAATTACCTTTGGACTTTATGCTCCTTGGGCTATAGTTGCAATTTCTACTTACATTGCAGAAAATTCCCTCTACGGAAATCATGCATTTGAATTACGTGTGAAGGCAGATGAGTTATTTATATTATATATAAAAGGTTTCATTTTTTCATTTATTACTTTTGGAATTTATTCATTTTGGTTTCGGGCAAATTTGCATAACTTCTTTTGGAATAGTTATTACTTTCAAAATGGCAAAACTAATTCTAATTTAACGGGAGGAAAATTATTTGTAACCTTTTTGAAATCAGTTGGACTCATGATTATATCTTTAGGGATGGCATATCCGTGGGTGATTCTAATAAATAAAAAGGTCATCGTAGAAAGTTTAAGTTTTAGTTCGATTGTGGATTTTGAAGCTATATCAAATATTCCTATGAATCCAGGCTCCGCGACTATCGATAGTATAGGCGGAGACGCATTAGATTCATTTGGATCTATAGCTGGATAG